Proteins co-encoded in one Methylobacterium sp. WL1 genomic window:
- a CDS encoding PilZ domain-containing protein produces MIERKATTRHLVVVPALCLRRDGSEFHAVTVDISSEGLRLRSATLPTVEERLICNIRGIGAAQVSVVWVGNCDFTVRIFGKAPSPGEVARRFIELARRQAKLSDVVRVHKRIVPERTAVEVVLANGRRVPAQILNLSASGVALALDNPPAVGEVILVGRRQAMVARRIERGIGAAFLEPLDDTAISEHTAL; encoded by the coding sequence ATGATCGAACGAAAAGCCACCACACGACACCTTGTGGTCGTCCCCGCCCTATGCCTTCGCCGCGACGGATCCGAGTTCCACGCGGTCACCGTGGACATCTCGTCCGAAGGATTGAGACTGCGGTCGGCGACGCTGCCTACCGTCGAGGAGCGCCTAATCTGCAACATCCGCGGCATCGGAGCAGCTCAGGTCTCGGTCGTGTGGGTGGGAAACTGCGACTTCACAGTGCGGATCTTCGGGAAAGCGCCCTCGCCAGGTGAAGTGGCACGGCGCTTCATCGAGCTGGCACGCCGGCAAGCGAAGTTGTCCGATGTCGTGCGCGTCCATAAACGGATCGTCCCGGAGCGTACGGCGGTGGAAGTCGTACTGGCGAATGGTCGGCGTGTGCCCGCGCAGATCCTGAACCTGTCGGCCTCGGGCGTGGCGCTGGCGTTGGATAATCCTCCAGCGGTGGGCGAAGTGATACTCGTTGGGCGACGACAGGCAATGGTCGCCCGTCGAATTGAGCGAGGTATCGGTGCGGCTTTCCTCGAACCGCTCGACGACACAGCCATCAGCGAGCACACTGCGCTTTGA
- a CDS encoding EAL domain-containing protein, producing the protein MRTSLVEANRLLVLAEEMAHVGHWQFDQISGLGYFSDEARRIFGFAEDLKITREPVLMAYHPEDRARVLALLADHVAAGTRFEYPAKIVQPSGEVRVLLVRGRCDRNAAGTSVVTFGTVLDVTEIRRTEQRLQETSTLLTNTLNTMDQGLLMVDADGIVQVCNARAIELLELPAALMQSNPSFSTVVRYQQEQDDFRKSDPGFQRWVASGGLESRPQTYERERPNGTVLEIRTVPLPDGSAVRTFTDITERKQNERRIAHMARHDALTDLPNRTLFHECLNQRLDDMRWRGGGCAVLFLDLDRFKAVNDTLGHLAGDVLLREMAGRLNQVVQIGDLVARLGGDEFAVLVSEVDRVGAVSDLAARLVAAVRVPTLIGAQSVEVGVSVGIALSPEHGTDGETVFRRADLALYQAKADGRGTFRIFEFGFDDRAAERLSFESDLRHAISSETLALHYQPQARSDTGEIVGFEVLARWTHPTRGPIAPATFIGLAEETGLILPLGELVLRAACREAAGWVRPLKIAVNLSPRQFSQTDLPERILAILAETGLSPARLELEVTETVIINDLSRALATLCRLKAMGIRISMDDFGTGYSSLATLQAFPFDKIKIDRSFVSSMDANPQSKAIVRAVLGLGRSLKMGVVAEGVETAAQLRFLSKAGCDEVQGYFIGRPQPIENFADLIHEIDKI; encoded by the coding sequence GTGCGGACGTCCCTCGTCGAGGCCAATCGTTTGTTGGTCCTGGCCGAAGAGATGGCCCATGTGGGTCATTGGCAATTCGACCAAATCTCCGGCCTTGGCTATTTCTCGGACGAGGCGCGCCGCATCTTCGGTTTCGCGGAAGACTTGAAGATCACGCGCGAACCGGTACTGATGGCCTACCATCCCGAGGATCGCGCGCGGGTCCTGGCGCTGCTGGCCGACCACGTCGCCGCTGGCACCCGGTTTGAATACCCAGCCAAGATCGTTCAGCCGAGCGGCGAGGTCCGCGTACTGCTTGTGCGAGGTCGATGCGACCGCAATGCGGCAGGTACATCCGTCGTGACGTTCGGAACGGTGCTGGACGTCACCGAGATCCGCCGCACTGAGCAGCGTCTTCAGGAGACCAGCACGCTGCTAACGAACACCCTGAACACGATGGATCAGGGACTGCTCATGGTCGACGCCGACGGCATCGTGCAGGTCTGTAACGCTCGTGCCATCGAACTGCTGGAACTGCCCGCCGCACTGATGCAGTCGAATCCGAGCTTCTCGACGGTCGTGCGCTATCAGCAGGAGCAGGACGATTTCCGCAAATCTGATCCGGGTTTCCAGCGCTGGGTTGCGAGCGGCGGCCTGGAGTCGCGGCCGCAGACCTATGAGCGCGAGCGCCCGAACGGCACCGTCCTGGAAATAAGGACCGTGCCGCTGCCAGACGGTAGCGCGGTGCGCACCTTCACCGACATTACAGAGCGCAAGCAGAACGAGAGGCGCATCGCGCACATGGCGCGCCATGATGCTTTGACGGATCTGCCTAACCGAACTCTGTTTCACGAGTGCCTGAACCAGCGGCTCGACGACATGCGGTGGCGTGGGGGCGGGTGCGCGGTGCTTTTTCTTGACCTCGACCGGTTCAAAGCGGTCAACGACACGCTTGGTCATCTGGCAGGCGACGTGTTGCTACGGGAGATGGCCGGCCGTCTGAACCAGGTTGTTCAGATCGGCGACTTGGTCGCGCGCCTGGGCGGAGACGAGTTCGCCGTGCTTGTTTCCGAAGTCGACCGCGTAGGAGCGGTATCCGATCTAGCTGCTCGTCTGGTCGCCGCGGTACGAGTGCCGACGCTCATCGGCGCACAATCCGTCGAGGTCGGCGTCAGCGTGGGTATCGCCTTGTCACCCGAGCACGGCACGGATGGCGAGACGGTCTTCCGGCGCGCCGATCTCGCCTTATACCAGGCGAAGGCGGACGGGCGCGGCACCTTCAGGATCTTCGAATTTGGGTTCGACGATCGGGCCGCCGAGCGCCTCAGTTTCGAGAGCGACCTGCGGCATGCAATTTCGAGCGAGACGCTCGCCCTACATTATCAGCCTCAGGCTCGGAGCGACACGGGCGAAATCGTCGGCTTCGAAGTCCTCGCCCGCTGGACCCATCCCACACGGGGACCGATCGCGCCGGCCACATTCATCGGTCTCGCCGAGGAAACCGGCCTGATCTTGCCGCTGGGCGAACTAGTCTTGCGAGCAGCCTGCCGCGAAGCGGCAGGCTGGGTCCGGCCGCTCAAAATTGCGGTCAACCTGTCCCCCCGGCAGTTTTCTCAGACCGATCTACCCGAGCGAATTCTCGCAATCCTGGCCGAGACTGGCCTATCGCCGGCCCGACTGGAGCTTGAGGTCACCGAGACGGTGATCATCAACGATTTATCTCGCGCCCTAGCCACCCTGTGCCGCCTTAAGGCGATGGGCATCCGCATCAGCATGGATGATTTCGGTACGGGTTATTCGTCGCTGGCTACATTGCAAGCGTTTCCCTTCGACAAAATCAAGATCGACCGGTCCTTCGTAAGCAGCATGGACGCCAACCCGCAATCGAAGGCGATTGTCCGAGCCGTCCTCGGTCTCGGTCGCAGCCTCAAGATGGGTGTTGTCGCGGAAGGGGTCGAGACGGCGGCGCAGCTGCGATTTTTGTCAAAGGCGGGCTGCGACGAGGTTCAGGGGTACTTCATCGGACGCCCTCAACCCATCGAGAACTTTGCTGATCTTATTCATGAAATTGATAAAATTTAG
- a CDS encoding MFS transporter: MLTVLFIARSAIAYQFESIAAGSFSLTEGTELGFAQLGLLIGCHMLPGIVLALPGGLLAQRFGSKPIVLIGLGLMVVGALTMVTIEVPMLFAGRIISGAGGVLLNVVLTRMVTDWFAGRDAVLAFSIFVASWPLGIALGLVTLPATGIVYGWSGIAIVSALPSLLALVLVHLFYRDPLQHVDMRSAATAGLRVRDYALATGAGAVWGLYNVSLVIFVSAAPDLFLANGYTLANASFIASVLGWVLVVVLPAGGWIAQRVARPVAFTVASLMLVASAAVAMALGPQTIVAFVVLAVIFGLPAGLLLALPGELLSADSRAGGMGMFYLSFYVSMTGLPAVAGLIRNVTHTVAGPVLFGACMAMLAALGMLLLAPHRQTVAV, from the coding sequence ATGCTGACCGTCCTCTTCATCGCGCGGTCGGCCATCGCCTATCAGTTCGAGTCGATCGCGGCCGGATCCTTCTCCCTGACGGAAGGCACGGAACTGGGCTTTGCGCAGCTCGGCCTTCTGATCGGCTGCCACATGCTGCCCGGTATCGTGCTCGCTCTGCCGGGCGGTCTGCTGGCCCAGCGGTTCGGGAGCAAGCCCATCGTCCTCATCGGCTTGGGTCTGATGGTGGTTGGCGCCTTGACGATGGTCACCATAGAGGTGCCAATGCTGTTCGCCGGCCGCATCATCAGCGGTGCAGGCGGGGTTCTGCTGAACGTCGTACTCACGCGGATGGTTACGGACTGGTTCGCCGGTCGTGACGCCGTGCTCGCCTTCAGCATCTTCGTAGCAAGCTGGCCCCTCGGCATTGCGCTCGGGCTCGTGACATTGCCGGCGACCGGCATCGTCTATGGTTGGAGCGGCATCGCAATCGTGAGCGCGCTGCCAAGCCTCCTCGCTTTGGTCCTCGTACATTTGTTTTACCGCGACCCACTTCAGCACGTTGATATGCGCTCTGCCGCAACTGCAGGGCTAAGAGTGCGCGATTACGCGCTTGCTACGGGCGCCGGCGCCGTCTGGGGCCTCTACAACGTGTCCCTTGTCATCTTCGTGTCGGCGGCCCCCGACCTCTTTCTGGCGAACGGTTACACCCTGGCCAACGCCAGCTTCATCGCGAGTGTCCTTGGCTGGGTGCTCGTCGTCGTGCTGCCCGCGGGTGGCTGGATCGCGCAGCGCGTGGCGCGTCCTGTAGCCTTCACGGTCGCGAGCCTCATGCTCGTTGCCAGCGCGGCCGTCGCGATGGCGCTTGGTCCCCAGACGATCGTCGCCTTCGTGGTCCTGGCCGTGATCTTCGGGCTGCCGGCGGGGCTGCTACTGGCGCTTCCGGGTGAGTTGCTCTCCGCGGACAGTCGCGCCGGCGGCATGGGGATGTTCTATCTAAGTTTCTACGTATCGATGACGGGCCTGCCGGCGGTCGCCGGTCTGATCCGCAATGTGACGCACACCGTTGCGGGTCCGGTTCTATTCGGGGCGTGCATGGCCATGCTTGCGGCCCTTGGCATGCTCCTGCTAGCACCGCATCGTCAGACGGTCGCAGTCTAA
- a CDS encoding BLUF domain-containing protein: MSELYRLVYASKNLFHGSEAELTAVVGQILAASQRNNARADVTGALMFNAGAFAQVLEGPRQGVEETFERIQCDGRHGDVTVLQCGPTESRNFANWSMAFVGASAGGQARFSRLAAESGFDLSRLDGDAVFAMLHELVLEEEGVPRSLVAAPPIEPAEVHSPAGLDVEQLKAEIAQLRPATAATLMSSPASDKRTHEIESDGPRSLTTGDVKRASKGTTDAALYVLKAALASERQRTSDLRTEIDALQVALASSEDQLDAMRVERDRWAGRAQLLATAMAQEAGDIQMTSQRVGLFEVRLNGQASSADAADVFAA, from the coding sequence ATGAGTGAGCTCTATCGCCTAGTCTACGCCAGCAAAAACCTGTTTCACGGATCTGAGGCTGAACTGACGGCCGTTGTCGGGCAGATACTGGCCGCATCGCAGCGGAACAACGCTCGGGCGGATGTGACCGGAGCGCTGATGTTCAACGCTGGTGCCTTCGCTCAGGTTTTGGAGGGACCAAGACAGGGGGTCGAAGAGACCTTCGAGCGGATCCAGTGCGATGGCCGTCATGGCGACGTGACGGTTCTTCAGTGCGGTCCGACGGAAAGCCGCAACTTCGCGAACTGGTCCATGGCCTTCGTCGGCGCGTCCGCCGGGGGGCAAGCACGCTTCAGTCGTCTCGCGGCTGAGAGCGGGTTCGACTTGTCCAGGCTGGACGGTGATGCCGTGTTCGCCATGCTACACGAACTGGTGTTGGAGGAGGAGGGCGTGCCGCGCTCCCTCGTCGCCGCTCCGCCGATCGAACCCGCCGAGGTCCATTCCCCAGCAGGGCTCGATGTCGAGCAACTGAAGGCGGAAATCGCGCAGCTTCGACCGGCTACGGCAGCCACGCTGATGTCATCACCAGCGAGCGATAAGCGGACCCATGAGATTGAGAGTGATGGGCCACGATCCCTTACCACCGGCGATGTGAAGCGCGCGTCGAAGGGAACGACCGACGCTGCCCTCTACGTCCTCAAAGCCGCCCTGGCGAGTGAGCGGCAACGCACGAGCGATCTACGAACTGAGATCGATGCGTTGCAGGTCGCGTTGGCATCCAGCGAGGATCAGCTTGATGCTATGCGGGTAGAACGAGATCGTTGGGCTGGGCGCGCGCAGCTTCTCGCGACGGCGATGGCCCAGGAAGCCGGCGACATCCAGATGACATCTCAGCGCGTCGGCTTGTTTGAAGTACGACTGAACGGGCAGGCGAGTTCGGCAGACGCTGCAGACGTTTTTGCCGCCTGA
- a CDS encoding EAL domain-containing protein, with translation MVPPTIWLEPNSAPDLIWSRYLDVIRHGLLIIHASGRVVIMTNPAERLLNNMKFEQTANLSSRQLLRALCTGASQSQQEIFEALRGARDLQTSASFEVAGQDHTLQVEIRSVAGESWVATLEDVSARKANEARADELARLDPLTGLPNRLLLRERLAEALARLQRNEEACALLLIDLDRFKPVNDTLGHPIGDALLAKVADRLRSTVRPTDTVARIGGDEFIILQTGIRGAADAQALARRLVDLIGRTYMVEGHLLTIGASVGVALAPADGTSADKLLKNADLALYRAKLDGRGTYRFFEPEMDARMQARRRLELDMRQALARREFQLHYQPQLQLDDDRLIGCEALIRWKHPERGMISPLDFIPLAEEIGLIVPIGEWVIRQACRDAMTWPTGMSVAVNVSPAQFKSDRLVETIISALASSGLSAKRLEVEITEGVLLQESERTLQTLHRLRELGVRVSMDDFGTGYSSLSYLRSFPFDKIKIDRSFVKDLSGKPDGDAIIRAIAGLGKSLGMTTVAEGVETPEQMQRIRDEGCTDVQGYLISRPIPADDLLQFIASYQP, from the coding sequence ATGGTGCCACCTACGATCTGGTTGGAACCAAACTCTGCTCCGGACCTCATCTGGAGCCGATATCTCGATGTAATACGGCATGGCCTGTTGATAATCCACGCCTCAGGCCGGGTCGTTATCATGACCAACCCGGCCGAGCGCCTACTCAACAATATGAAGTTCGAGCAGACGGCCAATCTATCCTCACGGCAATTGCTTCGAGCCCTGTGCACGGGCGCTTCGCAATCGCAGCAAGAAATCTTCGAGGCCCTGCGAGGCGCACGCGACCTCCAAACGTCCGCTTCGTTCGAGGTGGCGGGCCAGGATCACACGCTGCAGGTCGAGATCCGTTCCGTCGCGGGTGAAAGTTGGGTTGCAACACTGGAGGATGTGAGCGCCCGCAAGGCGAACGAGGCGCGCGCTGACGAGTTGGCGCGTCTCGATCCACTGACGGGTCTGCCAAACCGCCTGCTCCTGCGAGAACGTCTGGCTGAAGCCCTGGCACGCTTGCAGCGCAACGAAGAGGCGTGCGCTCTACTCCTCATCGATCTGGACCGGTTCAAGCCGGTCAACGACACGCTGGGTCACCCGATCGGCGACGCACTTCTGGCGAAGGTCGCTGACCGGCTGCGATCGACCGTGAGGCCCACGGACACCGTGGCCCGGATCGGTGGTGATGAGTTCATCATTCTGCAAACCGGCATCCGCGGGGCAGCCGATGCACAGGCGCTGGCCCGGCGCCTCGTCGATCTGATCGGCCGGACCTACATGGTCGAAGGCCACCTCCTGACGATCGGAGCCAGCGTCGGTGTCGCGCTCGCGCCCGCCGACGGGACCAGTGCGGACAAGCTCCTGAAGAACGCCGACCTAGCCTTATACCGAGCCAAGCTCGACGGGCGCGGGACGTACCGGTTCTTCGAGCCAGAGATGGACGCGCGCATGCAGGCGCGCCGCCGACTTGAACTCGACATGCGTCAAGCCTTGGCGCGTCGCGAGTTCCAGCTTCACTATCAGCCACAATTGCAGCTCGACGACGATAGGCTGATTGGCTGCGAGGCCCTGATCCGCTGGAAGCATCCCGAGCGCGGGATGATCTCGCCCCTCGATTTCATCCCGCTGGCGGAGGAGATCGGTCTGATCGTGCCGATCGGCGAGTGGGTCATCCGTCAGGCCTGTCGCGATGCGATGACGTGGCCCACGGGGATGTCGGTCGCGGTGAACGTCTCCCCTGCTCAATTCAAGAGTGACCGGCTGGTCGAGACGATCATCTCGGCACTCGCCAGCTCAGGTCTGTCGGCTAAGCGGCTGGAGGTCGAGATCACCGAGGGCGTCCTTTTGCAGGAGAGTGAGAGGACCTTGCAGACGCTCCATCGACTGCGTGAGCTCGGGGTACGCGTCTCGATGGACGACTTCGGTACCGGCTACTCGTCTTTGAGCTACCTGCGCAGCTTCCCATTCGACAAGATCAAAATCGACAGGTCCTTCGTGAAGGACTTGTCGGGCAAGCCCGATGGGGACGCAATCATCCGGGCGATCGCAGGCCTCGGCAAGAGCCTGGGCATGACCACGGTCGCCGAAGGCGTCGAAACGCCGGAGCAAATGCAGCGCATTCGCGATGAAGGCTGCACCGACGTGCAGGGCTACCTCATCAGCCGGCCAATACCAGCGGATGACCTTTTGCAATTCATCGCAAGCTACCAGCCCTAA